A section of the Dehalobacter sp. DCM genome encodes:
- a CDS encoding FeoB-associated Cys-rich membrane protein, with protein MSMEINLIDIIVSVVIIAIVTLAIYKIRQDKKRGTKCTGCSCSGSPQCTRAKSLEYTDCPK; from the coding sequence ATGAGTATGGAGATAAATCTGATCGATATCATTGTCAGCGTGGTAATTATCGCAATCGTAACCCTGGCTATATATAAAATCCGACAGGACAAAAAAAGAGGCACCAAATGCACCGGCTGCAGCTGCTCAGGATCGCCGCAATGCACCCGCGCCAAAAGCTTAGAATACACCGATTGTCCCAAATGA
- a CDS encoding metal-dependent transcriptional regulator: protein MQELSYKMENYLEAIYELSRDGNSARVSDIARKLGVSKASTTSAMASLSEKGLIVAEKYREIYLTPSGLKLAQSTSCKHQVIHQYLTEILHVDPAIADSDACAIEHVISNDSIKAMQKHLSTRTVLPEK, encoded by the coding sequence ATGCAGGAATTGAGTTATAAAATGGAAAACTATCTGGAAGCCATCTATGAGTTGTCCCGTGATGGCAATAGCGCCAGAGTATCCGATATCGCCAGAAAATTGGGCGTTTCCAAGGCGAGTACCACCAGTGCCATGGCCTCACTTTCAGAAAAAGGCCTTATTGTCGCTGAAAAATACAGGGAAATATACCTTACCCCCAGCGGACTGAAACTGGCACAGTCGACATCCTGCAAACATCAGGTTATCCATCAGTATTTGACGGAAATATTACATGTGGATCCTGCTATTGCCGATTCGGATGCCTGTGCGATAGAACATGTAATCAGCAACGATTCGATTAAAGCCATGCAAAAGCATCTCTCGACTCGTACCGTTCTCCCGGAAAAATAA
- a CDS encoding YibE/F family protein, whose translation MKKYVLVIAILFLVLCLLNAGITKGRVLAETDDGFVTENSTENESTPVEKFSKGIVVRVIGETKTQDFLNMSDEVITQQLEVKLTHKEYANQTVMIENLVHKGSNTMGTYDLKAGDRVVVYLDTDNEGKIVNAHIQDISREYTLYGLLFFFALALILLGRRRGLASLVSLTFIGMLIWFWFIPYIKNGGNPLVGAVAVCSAVTIITIPLVHGFNIKSFAAIIGTVFGVVIAGMAGYASAIFGRIQGIEFEYMNILSTVPNGITYDFRGIFLAGVLIGSLGAVMDTSISVASAIQEFYEIHPDIKPSKLWKTGMNVGRDVMSMMSSTLILAYTGGAIALLLLLNIFMSDPIKFLNSDLFVSEVIRMLSGSIGLILAVPITIYSAIKLVRRSRRLKSNND comes from the coding sequence GTGAAAAAATATGTATTGGTTATTGCTATATTATTCCTGGTATTATGCCTTCTAAATGCTGGAATTACCAAGGGGAGGGTACTGGCAGAGACAGACGATGGTTTTGTTACAGAAAATTCAACTGAAAATGAATCAACACCGGTTGAAAAGTTTTCAAAGGGAATTGTTGTTAGAGTAATCGGTGAGACAAAGACACAGGATTTTCTGAATATGTCGGATGAAGTAATTACACAACAGTTGGAAGTAAAGCTCACGCATAAGGAGTATGCTAATCAGACGGTAATGATTGAAAACCTTGTTCACAAGGGGTCGAATACCATGGGGACATATGATCTGAAGGCGGGAGATCGTGTTGTAGTTTATCTCGATACGGATAACGAAGGGAAAATAGTCAATGCGCATATTCAGGATATATCAAGGGAGTATACACTGTATGGTTTGTTATTCTTTTTCGCTTTAGCTCTCATATTGCTAGGAAGAAGAAGAGGCCTGGCATCCCTTGTGAGTCTCACATTTATCGGGATGCTCATTTGGTTTTGGTTTATTCCGTATATCAAAAACGGTGGTAATCCGTTAGTGGGAGCTGTGGCCGTATGCTCTGCCGTTACCATAATCACGATTCCGCTTGTTCATGGATTTAACATAAAATCCTTTGCAGCCATCATTGGCACCGTTTTCGGAGTTGTCATTGCTGGCATGGCAGGTTATGCGTCGGCTATTTTTGGGAGAATTCAAGGGATTGAATTTGAATACATGAATATTCTAAGTACCGTACCCAATGGAATAACTTATGATTTTAGAGGCATTTTTCTCGCAGGAGTTCTTATTGGTTCCTTAGGGGCTGTAATGGATACCAGCATTTCTGTTGCATCGGCGATACAGGAATTTTATGAAATCCATCCCGATATTAAACCGAGCAAATTATGGAAGACGGGAATGAATGTCGGGAGAGATGTGATGAGCATGATGTCCAGCACGCTGATCCTGGCTTACACTGGCGGTGCTATAGCTCTTCTGCTTCTTCTTAACATATTTATGTCTGATCCGATAAAGTTCTTAAACTCGGATCTGTTCGTAAGTGAAGTTATCAGGATGCTTTCAGGATCTATCGGGTTGATATTGGCGGTTCCCATTACGATCTATTCGGCAATCAAACTCGTAAGGCGATCAAGGAGATTGAAAAGTAATAATGATTAA